One stretch of Miscanthus floridulus cultivar M001 chromosome 18, ASM1932011v1, whole genome shotgun sequence DNA includes these proteins:
- the LOC136522735 gene encoding uncharacterized protein, whose amino-acid sequence MDMSGGGHGSLQPVWKPNWLRTDLVDYSSSTSSSGGGTTTTTSTTTTTTTTGTATSLSTPTDEMASLVSYKQGELDEAIWNMMEETSRTRLTEDDDGSWRGVQTPQGSSPDIHELTRAMVSYIVLLSTNWATAHQLVKEAAQLRGYVPSFDKLSPTLVMESHMAGLARKIENYIETYLQVSWAPVLSCLYNSTPLCMGRYSSPAKFESEFQKTYNAQKFWKVPDPKLRRRLRVAVIDKVISSFEKYLEYSGISPSRITPYTSVPPTSIARSQRQRAARSDVLGWPSPASRPAVSLLSVVRSSSFAMLGLV is encoded by the exons ATGGACATgtccggcggcggccatggttcGCTGCAGCCTGTTTGGAAGCCGAATTGGCTACGAACTGATCTGGTAGATTACAGTAGCAGtaccagcagcagcggcggcggcaccaccaccaccacctccaccaccaccaccaccaccaccaccggtacCGCGACCTCCCTCTCGACACCAACGGATGAGATGGCCAGCCTCGTGTCATACAAACAAGGCGAGCTAGATGAGGCAATATGGAACATGATGGAGGAGACCTCCAGGACTCGTCTCACCGAGGACGACGATGGCTCGTGGCGGGGTGTTCAAACTCCACAAGGATCATCACCGGACATCCATGAGCTCACCCGTGCCATGGTGAGCTACATCGTCTTGCTGTCCACCAATTGGGCAACAGCGCATCAACTCGTCAAGGAAGCAGCTCAGCTCCGTGGTTATGTGCCTAGTTTTGACAAG CTTTCCCCAACTTTGGTGATGGAATCCCACATGGCAGGCCTCGCTCGCAAGATCGAAAACTACATCGAAACATATTTGCAGGTGTCTTGGGCACCGGTGTTGTCGTGCCTGTATAATTCTACGCCGCTTTGCATGGGAAGGTACTCCTCTCCAGCTAAATTTGAGTCTGAGTTTCAGAAAACCTACAATGCCCAGAAGTTCTGGAAGGTCCCAGACCCAAAGCTGAGGAGAAGGCTCCGGGTGGCTGTTATTGACAAAGTCATTTCAAGCTTTGAAAAATACTTGGAGTACAGTGGTATCAGCCCCTCAAGAATCACTCCCTACACCAGCGTTCCTCCCACCAGCATCGCCCGGTCACAGAGGCAGCGCGCCGCCCGGTCGGACGTGCTCGGCTGGCCTTCTCCAGCGTCCCGCCCTGCCGTGTCGCTGCTCAGCGTTGTAAGAAGCAGTTCCTTTGCTAtgctgggccttgtttag